One Vigna unguiculata cultivar IT97K-499-35 chromosome 11, ASM411807v1, whole genome shotgun sequence DNA window includes the following coding sequences:
- the LOC114169884 gene encoding uncharacterized protein LOC114169884 yields MIFDKGSMQSKSNLDCFLRRTTPVVPSQFLPKHEIRNLNRLWHPWEREAVEYFTLGDLWNRFDEWSAYGAGVPISLSNEETLVQYYVPYLSAIQIFTSSTFREETESGECETRDSYSDSYSEESECDKLWRWDGTSSEEGGSEHDCLWHMNDRLGHLYFQYFERSTPYGRVPLMDKITGLAERYPGLMSLRSVDLSPASWMAVAWYPIYHIPMGRTIKDLSTCFLTYHTLSSSFQDMDVDDDTVGGKEKRKEGEGISLAAFGLATYKMQGNLWVSGNYGRDQEKLVSLLSVADSWLKQLRVQHHDFNYFMGIRHG; encoded by the exons ATGATTTTCGATAAAGGGTCAATGCAATCTAAGTCTAACCTTGACTGCTTCCTCCGCCGTACGACACCTGTTGTTCCGTCTCAGTTTCTTCCGAAg CACGAGATTCGAAACCTTAACCGTTTGTGGCACCCGTGGGAGAGAGAAGCGGTTGAGTACTTCACTTTGGGTGATCTCTGGAATAGGTTCGACGAATGGAGTGCTTATGGAGCTGGAGTTCCCATTTCCTTGTCCAATGAGGAGACACTTGTTCAGTACTATGTTCCTTACCTTTCCGCAATTCAAATATTCACCAGCAGCACTTTCAG GGAAGAGACAGAGTCAGGTGAGTGTGAGACAAGGGATTCGTACAGCGATTCCTACAGTGAAGAGAGTGAGTGTGATAAGCTATGGAGGTGGGATGGAACTTCATCAGAGGAAGGAGGATCTGAACATGATTGTTTGTGGCACATGAATGATCGATTGGGACACCTTTACTTTCAGTATTTTGAAAGATCAACACCATATGGGAGAGTTCCTCTAATGGATAAG aTTACTGGGTTAGCAGAGAGATACCCAGGGTTAATGTCACTTAGAAGTGTAGATCTTTCCCCAGCAAGTTGGATGGCAGTTGCATG GTACCCCATATATCATATTCCCATGGGGAGAACAATTAAAGATCTCTCAACATGCTTCCTCACTTACCACACACTGTCATCTTCATTCCAAG ATATGGATGTGGATGATGATACCGTGGGAGGGAAAGAGAAGAGGAAAGAAGGTGAAGGAATTTCGCTGGCAGCGTTTGGTTTGGCCACGTATAAGATGCAAGGGAATTTGTGGGTCTCAGGGAATTATGGTAGGGACCAAGAAAAACTGGTCTCACTGTTGAGCGTGGCAGATTCATGGTTGAAGCAACTAAGGGTCCAACATCATGACTTTAATTACTTCATGGGCATTCGGCATGGCTGA